The following proteins are co-located in the Triticum aestivum cultivar Chinese Spring chromosome 1A, IWGSC CS RefSeq v2.1, whole genome shotgun sequence genome:
- the LOC123041050 gene encoding pseudo histidine-containing phosphotransfer protein 2, translating into MDYSNLRRQITFMKKSFFDQGYLDEQFNQLEELQDESSPNFVEEVVALFLKDSPRLLSNIEQTIGKYPQDFYRLDSLVHQLKGSGSSIGAVRMKNECSVFKAHCNDRNLEGCRRSLQKMKREHATLKQKLESYFQLLRQVGPREHAVNSRK; encoded by the exons ATGGACTACTCAAATTTGCGTCGCCAAATTACCTTCATGAAGAAAAGTTTCTTTGATCAG GGTTACCTTGATGAACAGTTCAATCAGCTGGAAGAACTGCAGGACGAATCAAGCCCCAATTTCGTTGAGGAAGTTGTGGCTTTGTTTCTGAAAGATTCGCCGAGATTGTTGTCAAACATAGAACAAACAAT TGGGAAGTACCCTCAGGATTTCTACCGGTTAGATTCTCTTGTGCACCAGCTCAAAGGCAGCGGATCCAG CATTGGAGCAGTGAGGATGAAGAACGAGTGCTCGGTGTTTAAGGCACACTGCAATGACAGGAATCTGGAAGG ATGCCGCAGGTCACTGCAGAAGATGAAGAGGGAGCATGCcactctgaagcagaagctggagtCATATTTTCAG TTACTGCGGCAAGTCGGGCCTCGCGAGCATGCCGTGAACTCAAGGAAGTAA